The Agromyces mangrovi genome contains a region encoding:
- a CDS encoding DUF3159 domain-containing protein produces MSDPARGDRDEPDREPGEQADDLAAHEAAAGIGAGLAQAAERSGLGGLARDEALTARELLGALGGIRGLCEAILPGLVFLTVYAIWGELVPALAGSVGLAVVFTIARLIARTPVTQAVAGLVAAGASAALALWTGRGEDNFVIGLWTNGAYATAILISLLVGWPLLGLAVGFLMGDGLAWKHDRRRYRAMQLLTVLWLGLFVARLAVQLPLYLAANVEGLALTRLLMGVPLYAVLLVLSWLVVRAVYPSGADRSE; encoded by the coding sequence GTGTCCGATCCCGCGCGCGGCGACCGCGACGAGCCCGACCGCGAGCCGGGGGAGCAGGCGGACGACCTCGCAGCCCACGAGGCCGCGGCGGGCATCGGCGCGGGGCTCGCGCAGGCGGCCGAACGATCGGGCCTCGGCGGCCTGGCGCGCGACGAGGCGCTCACCGCACGCGAGCTGCTCGGTGCGCTGGGCGGCATCCGCGGGCTGTGCGAGGCGATCCTTCCCGGGCTCGTCTTCCTCACCGTCTACGCGATCTGGGGCGAGCTCGTCCCGGCGCTGGCCGGCTCGGTCGGCCTCGCCGTCGTGTTCACGATCGCCCGCCTGATCGCACGCACGCCCGTGACGCAGGCCGTCGCGGGCCTCGTCGCAGCAGGGGCATCCGCCGCCCTCGCCCTCTGGACCGGTCGCGGCGAGGACAACTTCGTCATCGGCCTCTGGACCAACGGCGCGTACGCGACCGCGATCCTCATCTCGCTGCTCGTGGGCTGGCCCCTGCTCGGGCTCGCCGTCGGGTTCCTGATGGGCGACGGCCTGGCCTGGAAGCACGACCGTCGCCGCTACCGCGCGATGCAGCTGCTCACCGTGCTCTGGCTCGGGCTGTTCGTCGCCCGGCTGGCCGTGCAGCTCCCGCTGTACCTCGCCGCGAACGTCGAGGGCCTCGCGCTCACGCGATTGCTGATGGGCGTGCCGCTGTACGCCGTGCTGCTCGTGCTCTCGTGGCTCGTGGTGCGCGCCGTGTATCCGTCCGGCGCCGACCGGAGCGAGTGA
- a CDS encoding 3-hydroxyacyl-CoA dehydrogenase NAD-binding domain-containing protein has product MTDYTKIDFTELEGLSDDEVVTHSYVRDVALSDGRVLALVTLDNGRDHTRPNTLGPKSLLEYADTLDRLAERAKAGDIHAVAVTGKPFILAAGADLSKIAEIPNREIALRMAQLGHHALGKLHTVGVPSFAFINGLALGGGLEIGLHADYRTVDASTPAVALPEVFLGIVPAWGGATLLPNLIGIENALKVVIENPLKQNRTLKGKDVLELGIADRIFASAAFLEDSIRWADDVVAGRAKVKRPNEPGKVERMVKWDAAIGIATKMLKRRIGEVQQSPYAALELLKGAKANDREAGFAAEDDALADLIVGDQLQASIYAFNLVQKRAKKPAGAPDKALAKPVTKVGVIGAGLMASQFALLFVRRLQVPVVITDLDQARVDKGLAYIRDEIGTLEQKGRISPDEANRLRALVTGTTDKADFADCDWVIEAVFEELGIKQDVFAEIEQHVSPEAVLATNTSSLSVEQIGAKLANPERLVGFHFFNPVAVMPLIEVVNAPKTDDATLSTAMVIAAKLRKNAVITRDTPGFVVNRVLAKVLGETMHAVDEGTPFEVVDESVTPFGLPMGPFELLELVGLKVGAHVLDTHHGAFPERFFASDNLHRLAEHGKLLERDGKGNVTGYDKGAVKIVAGGTNPMTAEEIRTRLEDGLADEIHRMLEDDVVHAPEDIDLCMILGAGWPFQMGGATPYLDRVGASERAFGDTFHHPPVAGVGA; this is encoded by the coding sequence GCGTGCTCGCGCTCGTGACGCTCGACAACGGGCGCGACCACACCCGTCCGAACACGCTCGGGCCGAAGTCGCTGCTCGAGTACGCCGACACCCTCGACCGACTGGCCGAGCGGGCGAAGGCCGGCGACATCCATGCGGTCGCGGTGACGGGCAAGCCCTTCATCCTCGCCGCGGGCGCCGACCTGTCGAAGATCGCAGAGATCCCCAACCGCGAGATCGCCCTGCGGATGGCCCAGCTCGGCCACCACGCGCTCGGCAAGCTGCACACCGTCGGCGTACCGTCGTTCGCGTTCATCAACGGCCTCGCGCTCGGCGGCGGCCTCGAGATCGGGCTGCACGCCGACTACCGCACCGTGGACGCGTCCACGCCGGCCGTCGCGCTGCCCGAGGTGTTCCTCGGCATCGTGCCCGCGTGGGGCGGTGCGACGCTGCTGCCCAACCTGATCGGCATCGAGAACGCCCTCAAGGTCGTCATCGAGAACCCGCTCAAGCAGAACCGCACCCTCAAGGGCAAGGACGTGCTCGAGCTCGGCATCGCGGACCGCATCTTCGCGTCGGCCGCGTTCCTCGAGGACTCGATCCGCTGGGCCGACGACGTGGTCGCCGGTCGCGCGAAGGTCAAGCGTCCCAACGAGCCGGGCAAGGTCGAGCGCATGGTGAAGTGGGATGCCGCGATCGGCATCGCCACCAAGATGCTGAAGCGCCGCATCGGCGAGGTGCAGCAGTCGCCGTACGCCGCCCTCGAGCTGCTCAAGGGCGCGAAGGCGAACGACCGCGAGGCCGGATTCGCCGCCGAGGACGACGCGCTCGCCGACCTCATCGTCGGCGACCAGCTCCAGGCCAGCATCTACGCGTTCAACCTCGTGCAGAAGCGCGCGAAGAAGCCGGCCGGCGCGCCCGACAAGGCGCTCGCGAAGCCGGTCACGAAGGTGGGCGTCATCGGCGCGGGGCTCATGGCGAGCCAGTTCGCGCTGCTGTTCGTGCGCCGCCTGCAGGTGCCGGTGGTCATCACCGACCTCGACCAGGCACGCGTCGACAAGGGCCTCGCGTACATCCGCGACGAGATCGGCACGCTCGAGCAGAAGGGCCGCATCTCCCCCGACGAGGCCAACCGCCTGCGTGCGCTCGTCACGGGGACGACCGACAAGGCCGACTTCGCCGACTGCGACTGGGTCATCGAGGCCGTCTTCGAGGAGCTCGGCATCAAGCAGGACGTCTTCGCCGAGATCGAGCAGCACGTCTCCCCCGAGGCCGTGCTCGCCACGAACACGTCGTCGCTGTCGGTCGAGCAGATCGGCGCGAAGCTCGCCAACCCCGAGCGGCTCGTGGGCTTCCACTTCTTCAACCCGGTGGCCGTCATGCCGCTGATCGAGGTCGTGAACGCCCCGAAGACCGACGACGCCACCCTGTCGACCGCCATGGTGATCGCCGCCAAGCTCCGCAAGAACGCCGTCATCACGCGCGACACCCCCGGGTTCGTCGTGAACCGGGTGCTCGCGAAGGTGCTCGGCGAGACGATGCACGCGGTCGACGAGGGCACGCCGTTCGAGGTCGTCGACGAGTCCGTGACGCCCTTCGGGCTCCCCATGGGCCCGTTCGAGCTGCTGGAGCTCGTCGGCCTGAAGGTCGGCGCGCACGTGCTCGACACGCACCACGGCGCCTTCCCGGAGCGCTTCTTCGCGAGCGACAACCTGCACCGCCTCGCGGAGCACGGGAAGCTGCTCGAGCGCGACGGCAAGGGCAACGTCACGGGGTACGACAAGGGCGCGGTGAAGATCGTCGCCGGCGGCACGAACCCGATGACCGCCGAGGAGATCCGCACCCGGCTCGAGGACGGCCTGGCCGACGAGATCCACCGGATGCTCGAGGACGACGTCGTGCACGCGCCCGAGGACATCGACCTGTGCATGATCCTCGGTGCGGGCTGGCCGTTCCAGATGGGCGGCGCGACGCCGTACCTCGACCGGGTGGGCGCCAGCGAGCGCGCATTCGGCGACACGTTCCACCACCCGCCGGTCGCGGGCGTCGGCGCCTGA
- the acnA gene encoding aconitate hydratase AcnA, with product MSAVNSFGAKDTLRVGDDSYEIYRIDTVPGYEKLPFSLKVLLENLLRTEDGANVTKAQIEALGSWVPTADPDTEIQFTPARVVMQDFTGVPCIVDLATMREAVVALGGDPNKINPLSPAEMVIDHSVIADLFGTENALERNVEIEYERNGERYQFLRWGQTAFDDFKVVPPGTGIVHQVNIEHLAKVIYSRGVDGVTRAYPDTCVGTDSHTTMVNGLGVLGWGVGGIEAEAAMLGQPVSMLIPKVVGFKLSGEIPAGVTATDVVLTITDMLRQHGVVGKFVEFYGPGVASVPLANRATIGNMSPEFGSTAAIFPIDDVTLEYLRLTGRSEAEVALVEDYAKTQTLWHDAANEPSFSEYMELDLGTVVPSIAGPKRPQDRIVLSEAKTQFESDLTNYADVDHDLVDLEISESFPASDPPGNTPEDEFNHHEHHHRSHAPKTVSKPTQVDAADGTSYTLDHGSVTIAAITSCTNTSNPSVMLAAGLLARNAVKKGLKAKPWVKTTLAPGSKVVTDYYEKAGLTQDLEDLGFYTVGYGCTTCIGNSGPLIEEVSAAVQQNDLAVTAVLSGNRNFEGRINPDVKMNYLASPPLVIAYSLAGSMNFDFESDPLGTDTEGNEVYLKDIWPDASEVQDTIDASINKDMFTTQYASVFEGDERWRTLPTPTGATFEWNPESTYVRKPPYFDGMTMDTTPVADIAGARVLAKLGDSVTTDHISPAGAIKGDSPAGKYLVEHGVERKDFNSYGSRRGNHEVMIRGTFANIRLRNQLLDNVEGGYTRDFTQADGPQSFIYDASMNYQSQGIPLVIFGGKEYGSGSSRDWAAKGTNLLGVKAVITESFERIHRSNLIGMGVVPLQFPVGESADSLGLDGTEVVSITGLEELNAGSTPKTVHVVAAPSEHSPAGKETVEFDAVVRIDTPGEADYYRNGGILQYVLRSLV from the coding sequence GTGTCTGCAGTGAACAGTTTCGGGGCGAAGGACACGCTCCGGGTCGGAGACGACTCGTACGAGATCTACCGCATCGACACGGTTCCGGGGTACGAGAAGCTGCCCTTCAGCCTCAAGGTGCTGCTCGAGAACCTGCTCCGCACCGAGGACGGCGCGAACGTCACCAAGGCGCAGATCGAGGCGCTCGGCTCGTGGGTGCCGACGGCCGACCCCGACACCGAGATCCAGTTCACGCCCGCCCGCGTGGTCATGCAGGACTTCACCGGCGTGCCCTGCATCGTCGACCTCGCCACCATGCGCGAGGCCGTGGTCGCCCTCGGCGGCGACCCGAACAAGATCAACCCGCTCTCGCCGGCCGAGATGGTCATCGACCACTCGGTCATCGCCGACCTGTTCGGCACCGAGAACGCCCTCGAGCGCAACGTCGAGATCGAGTACGAGCGCAACGGCGAGCGGTACCAGTTCCTCCGCTGGGGCCAGACCGCGTTCGACGACTTCAAGGTCGTCCCGCCCGGCACCGGCATCGTGCACCAGGTGAACATCGAGCACCTGGCCAAGGTCATCTACTCGCGCGGCGTCGACGGCGTGACGCGCGCCTACCCCGACACCTGCGTCGGCACCGACTCGCACACCACCATGGTCAACGGCCTCGGCGTGCTCGGCTGGGGCGTCGGCGGCATCGAGGCGGAGGCGGCCATGCTGGGCCAGCCCGTGTCGATGCTCATCCCCAAGGTCGTCGGGTTCAAGCTCTCCGGCGAGATCCCCGCCGGCGTCACCGCGACCGACGTCGTGCTCACCATCACCGACATGCTGCGCCAGCACGGCGTGGTCGGCAAGTTCGTCGAGTTCTACGGCCCCGGCGTGGCATCCGTGCCCCTCGCCAACCGCGCCACCATCGGCAACATGAGCCCGGAGTTCGGCTCGACCGCCGCCATCTTCCCGATCGACGACGTCACCCTCGAGTACCTGCGCCTCACCGGCCGCAGCGAGGCCGAGGTGGCACTCGTCGAGGACTACGCGAAGACGCAGACGCTGTGGCACGACGCGGCGAACGAGCCGTCGTTCTCGGAGTACATGGAGCTCGACCTCGGCACCGTGGTGCCGTCGATCGCCGGCCCGAAGCGCCCGCAGGACCGCATCGTGCTCTCCGAGGCGAAGACGCAGTTCGAGTCCGACCTCACCAACTACGCCGACGTCGACCACGACCTGGTCGACCTCGAGATCTCCGAGTCCTTCCCGGCATCCGACCCGCCCGGCAACACGCCGGAGGACGAGTTCAACCACCACGAGCACCACCACCGGAGCCACGCGCCGAAGACGGTGTCGAAGCCGACGCAGGTGGATGCCGCGGACGGCACCTCGTACACGCTCGACCACGGCTCGGTCACGATCGCCGCGATCACCTCGTGCACGAACACGTCGAACCCGTCGGTCATGCTCGCCGCGGGCCTGCTCGCGCGCAACGCCGTGAAGAAGGGCCTGAAGGCCAAGCCGTGGGTGAAGACCACGCTGGCGCCGGGCTCGAAGGTCGTCACCGACTACTACGAGAAGGCCGGCCTCACGCAGGACCTCGAGGACCTCGGCTTCTACACCGTCGGCTACGGCTGCACCACCTGCATCGGCAACTCGGGCCCCCTCATCGAGGAGGTGTCGGCCGCGGTGCAGCAGAACGACCTCGCCGTGACCGCGGTGCTCTCGGGCAACCGCAACTTCGAGGGCCGCATCAACCCCGACGTGAAGATGAACTACCTCGCGAGCCCGCCGCTCGTGATCGCGTACTCGCTCGCAGGGTCGATGAACTTCGACTTCGAGTCCGACCCGCTCGGTACCGACACCGAGGGCAACGAGGTCTACCTCAAGGACATCTGGCCGGATGCCTCGGAGGTGCAGGACACCATCGACGCATCGATCAACAAGGACATGTTCACGACGCAGTACGCGAGCGTGTTCGAGGGCGACGAGCGCTGGCGCACGCTGCCGACGCCGACCGGTGCGACCTTCGAGTGGAACCCCGAGTCGACGTACGTGCGCAAGCCTCCGTACTTCGACGGCATGACCATGGACACGACCCCGGTCGCCGACATCGCGGGTGCTCGCGTGCTCGCGAAGCTCGGCGACTCGGTCACCACCGACCACATCAGCCCCGCGGGCGCCATCAAGGGCGACAGCCCGGCCGGCAAGTACCTGGTGGAGCACGGCGTCGAGCGCAAGGACTTCAACTCCTACGGCTCGCGTCGCGGCAACCACGAGGTCATGATCCGCGGCACGTTCGCGAACATCCGCCTCCGCAACCAGCTCCTCGACAACGTCGAGGGCGGGTACACGCGCGACTTCACGCAGGCCGACGGCCCGCAGTCGTTCATCTACGACGCGTCGATGAACTACCAGTCGCAGGGCATCCCGCTCGTCATCTTCGGCGGCAAGGAGTACGGCTCGGGCTCGAGCCGCGACTGGGCGGCCAAGGGCACGAACCTGCTCGGCGTGAAGGCGGTCATCACCGAGAGCTTCGAGCGCATCCACCGCTCGAACCTGATCGGCATGGGCGTCGTGCCGCTGCAGTTCCCGGTCGGCGAGTCGGCCGACTCGCTCGGGCTCGACGGCACCGAGGTCGTGTCGATCACGGGCCTCGAGGAGCTGAACGCGGGCAGCACGCCGAAGACGGTGCACGTCGTCGCCGCGCCGAGCGAGCACTCGCCGGCGGGCAAGGAGACGGTCGAGTTCGACGCGGTCGTGCGCATCGACACGCCCGGTGAGGCCGACTACTACCGCAACGGCGGCATCCTCCAGTACGTGCTGCGCAGCCTCGTCTGA